Proteins encoded by one window of Sardina pilchardus chromosome 7, fSarPil1.1, whole genome shotgun sequence:
- the sypa gene encoding synaptophysin a, whose translation MDIVNQLVATGQFRIIKVPLGFIKVLQWVFAIFAFSTCGSYDGSFRMSVQCKNRTESNLKIDVDFEYPFRLHQVYFDAPTCKGEKSERFFLVGDYSSSAEFFVTIAVFAFLYSMAALSIYIFAFEKYRENNKGPLIDFGVTCVFTFMWLVSSAAWAKGLSDVKTATDPEKVLEMVPACELEGSTCREVHDPKMSGLNTSVAFGFLNLILWLGNIWFVFKETGIVAPFMRAPPAQEKQPAPDTFGQQGYGQEGYAQQGYQPDYSQQGYNQGGEYGQGGGGGGGYEQQGAPTSFSNQM comes from the exons TTGGTTGCCACTGGGCAGTTCAGAATTATCAAAGTACCACTGGGCTTCATCAAAGTCCTACAATGG gTGTTTGCCATTTTTGCTTTCTCAACGTGTGGGAGCTACGACGGGTCATTCAGGATGtcagttcagtgcaaaaacaggACTGAAAGTAACTTAAAAATAGACGTGGATTTTGAATACCCGTTCAG GCTCCATCAGGTATACTTTGATGCCCCAACCTGCAAAGGAGAGAAGTCTGAGAGGTTCTTCCTCGTAGGGGACTATTCCTCCTCAGCCGAGTTCTTCGTCACTATCGCCGTGTTTGCTTTCCTCTACTCCATGGCAGCTCTCAGCATCTACATCTTTGCCTTTGAAAAGTACCGCGAGAACAACAAAGGGCCTCTGATT GATTTCGGGGTGACCTGCGTGTTTACCTTCATGTGGCTAGTGAGCTCGGCTGCCTGGGCCAAGGGCCTGTCCGACGTTAAGACCGCCACGGACCCCGAGAAGGTTCTGGAAATGGTCCCCGCCTGTGAGCTGGAAGGAAGCACCTGCCGCGAAGTCCACGATCCGAAGATGTCTGGCCTCAACACGTCCGTG GCTTTTGGCTTCCTGAACCTGATCCTGTGGTTAGGAAACATCTGGTTCGTGTTCAAGGAGACCGGCATCGTTGCTCCCTTCATGCGTGCTCCACCTGCCCAGGAGAAGCAGCCCGCCCCCGACACCTTCGGCCAGCAGGGCTACGGCCAGGAGGGCTACGCGCAGCAGGGCTACCAGCCCGACTACAGCCAGCAGGGTTACAATCAGGGTGGCGAGTACggccagggaggaggaggaggaggaggctacGAACAGCAGGGGGCGCCCACCTCCTTCTCCAACCAGATGTGA